From the genome of Argonema galeatum A003/A1, one region includes:
- a CDS encoding DUF262 domain-containing protein, protein MSTFNPNGDTSTSEYLADEEQEEQIEENWEDEDEEDSLPSRFSISVSRRDFDVEGIVRRLRNEDIEIPDFQRNYVWKPKQASRLIESLLLGLPVPGIFMSIEPETKKMLVLDGQQRLISLRSFYDGKFPNSRTAFCLKGVHQKFERETYKSLKDADRRQLDNSVLSATIVEPRHNNEDSIYYIFERLNTGGTLLKPQEIRACIYHGALNELIHKLNKNDYWRELFGKDVDKNKKDQELILRFLALYFDGNNYKPPLKEFLNKYMKGNRHLKLQSEEQISKAFIETIEVVHQGISNKAFHPQKVFSPTLFEAVMVGIARRLEQGAIKNFDELREWYNYLLNEEKFVAVSAKIRDLTSEHNIKERLRLGTEAFADLE, encoded by the coding sequence ATGAGTACATTTAACCCAAACGGCGACACATCTACCTCTGAATATCTAGCAGATGAGGAACAGGAAGAGCAAATTGAAGAAAACTGGGAGGATGAAGATGAAGAGGATAGCCTTCCTTCCAGGTTTTCCATATCAGTTTCTCGAAGAGATTTTGATGTAGAAGGCATAGTTAGACGGCTGAGAAATGAAGACATAGAAATTCCTGATTTTCAGCGTAACTATGTATGGAAACCCAAGCAAGCTTCCCGTTTGATAGAGTCTCTCTTACTTGGTCTACCAGTTCCAGGGATTTTTATGTCCATCGAGCCAGAAACGAAAAAGATGCTAGTGCTTGACGGTCAGCAAAGATTAATTAGCCTTCGCTCTTTCTACGATGGAAAATTTCCCAATAGTCGGACAGCGTTTTGTCTAAAAGGGGTGCATCAAAAATTTGAAAGAGAGACATATAAATCGTTGAAGGATGCAGATCGACGCCAATTAGACAACTCGGTTTTGTCCGCAACCATTGTCGAACCACGTCATAATAATGAGGACAGCATTTACTACATTTTTGAAAGGCTTAATACAGGAGGTACTCTACTCAAACCCCAAGAAATTCGTGCTTGCATTTACCACGGCGCTCTCAATGAACTCATACATAAGTTAAATAAAAATGATTATTGGCGCGAACTATTTGGCAAAGATGTAGACAAGAATAAGAAAGACCAAGAACTTATTCTGCGGTTCTTGGCGCTTTACTTTGATGGCAATAATTATAAGCCACCACTTAAAGAATTTTTAAATAAATACATGAAGGGAAATAGACACCTCAAACTCCAATCCGAAGAACAAATAAGCAAGGCTTTTATAGAGACTATTGAAGTAGTTCACCAAGGTATCAGTAATAAAGCTTTCCACCCACAAAAAGTATTTAGTCCAACTTTATTTGAGGCTGTCATGGTTGGTATTGCACGAAGACTGGAACAAGGTGCTATTAAGAACTTTGATGAATTGCGAGAATGGTATAATTATCTTTTAAACGAAGAAAAATTTGTGGCAGTGTCTGCAAAGATACGCGATCTCACTAGCGAACATAATATAAAGGAAAGGCTAAGGCTCGGAACTGAGGCTTTCGCTGACTTAGAATGA
- a CDS encoding YgfZ/GcvT domain-containing protein, with protein sequence MIQKLYDIQAVAGAMFGESIAVSFGNDRAAMKAVREGVALCDRSHWGRILVSDDDRLRFLHNQSTNDFEQLKPGQGCDTVFVTSTARTIDLATGYVMEDAVMLLVSPNRRQKVMQWLDQYIFFADKVKLTDVTDDTVTFSLIGPKSDAVLEQLGASTIIGQPYGSHQLIFTPPVSPPSTGGTSVVSSPVSPSSTQETSVVSSPVSSPVSPLWTGGTEGGVRVAVGSGLAIPGYTLIAPADSAAFLWSKLVEVGAVPMGASVWEQLRIEQGRPVPDRELTEDYNPLEAGLWQTISFSKGCYIGQETIARLNTYKGVKQQLWGIRLKAPAEPGSLITVGDEKVGKLTSYTETDEGSFGLCYIRTKAGGEGLKVQVGDTEGEVVAVPFVTHIPE encoded by the coding sequence ATGATTCAGAAACTATACGATATTCAGGCAGTAGCTGGAGCAATGTTTGGCGAATCGATCGCAGTTAGTTTTGGGAACGATCGCGCAGCCATGAAGGCGGTGCGGGAGGGGGTGGCTTTGTGCGATCGCTCTCACTGGGGTAGAATTCTCGTTTCTGATGACGATCGACTCCGATTTTTACACAATCAAAGTACTAACGATTTCGAGCAACTCAAGCCGGGACAAGGTTGCGATACTGTTTTTGTGACATCTACCGCTCGGACTATTGACTTGGCGACTGGCTATGTTATGGAAGATGCGGTAATGCTGCTGGTTTCGCCCAATCGTCGCCAAAAAGTGATGCAATGGCTAGATCAATATATCTTTTTCGCGGATAAGGTCAAATTAACTGATGTTACTGATGATACGGTTACTTTCAGTTTGATCGGCCCAAAAAGTGACGCCGTTTTAGAACAGTTGGGCGCTAGCACAATTATCGGTCAACCCTACGGTAGTCACCAATTGATATTTACCCCCCCTGTTTCCCCCCCGTCTACGGGGGGGACTTCTGTGGTTTCCTCTCCTGTCTCCCCCTCGTCTACGCAGGAGACTTCTGTGGTTTCCTCTCCTGTTTCTTCTCCTGTTTCCCCCCTGTGGACGGGGGGGACGGAAGGGGGGGTTCGCGTTGCTGTCGGTAGCGGTTTGGCGATACCCGGATACACTTTGATTGCTCCTGCTGATAGTGCTGCTTTTCTGTGGAGTAAATTAGTGGAAGTAGGAGCAGTACCTATGGGAGCGAGCGTTTGGGAGCAATTGAGAATTGAGCAAGGACGCCCAGTTCCCGATCGCGAATTAACGGAAGATTACAATCCTTTAGAGGCGGGATTGTGGCAGACGATTTCGTTTAGTAAAGGTTGTTATATCGGTCAAGAAACTATTGCTCGATTGAATACTTATAAGGGTGTGAAGCAGCAACTTTGGGGTATTCGCTTAAAAGCACCAGCCGAACCGGGTAGCTTAATTACGGTGGGCGATGAAAAAGTCGGCAAACTTACCAGTTATACGGAAACCGATGAAGGTAGCTTTGGACTCTGTTATATCCGTACTAAGGCTGGTGGCGAAGGGCTGAAAGTACAAGTTGGAGACACAGAAGGCGAGGTAGTTGCTGTTCCTTTTGTCACACATATACCTGAGTAA
- a CDS encoding glycosyltransferase gives MNKLHSKIDISVVIASFNESKVLPISLLNLFSFLDNLQENFEIIVSDDGSTDETKFLNWCFYYDKFNVRYIRSSVNTGKGGALRRGLQVSSGKYVLFTDADIPVELDAIYKVIELLKKGEFDIVIGNRYLPDSEIIGSSSFMRRFLSKVFNIVVRIMVLPQYSDTQCCLKGFSLEALKAILPFCSVNSYAVDVELLKIAELQKMRIGAIPVKWKDSRISFGLLKIIRFGIILLKDIICISITRIISRPFEINLKSNI, from the coding sequence GTGAATAAATTACATTCAAAAATAGATATTTCAGTCGTTATAGCTTCGTTTAATGAAAGCAAAGTTTTACCAATAAGCTTGTTAAATTTATTTAGCTTTCTTGATAATTTACAAGAAAATTTTGAAATCATAGTTTCGGATGATGGAAGTACAGATGAGACAAAATTTTTAAATTGGTGCTTTTACTATGATAAATTTAATGTTAGGTATATTCGCAGCAGTGTAAATACAGGTAAAGGGGGCGCTTTAAGGAGAGGACTTCAAGTAAGTAGTGGGAAATATGTTTTGTTTACAGATGCCGATATTCCCGTAGAATTAGATGCTATATATAAGGTAATTGAATTATTAAAAAAAGGGGAGTTTGATATAGTAATTGGAAATAGGTATTTACCAGATTCTGAAATTATTGGCTCGTCTAGTTTTATGAGAAGATTTTTAAGCAAAGTGTTCAATATAGTTGTTAGAATTATGGTATTACCTCAATATTCTGACACTCAGTGTTGTCTAAAAGGATTTTCTTTAGAAGCTCTTAAAGCAATACTTCCTTTTTGTTCAGTTAACTCTTACGCCGTAGACGTAGAGTTATTAAAAATCGCAGAACTGCAAAAAATGAGAATTGGTGCTATTCCTGTAAAATGGAAAGATAGTAGAATCAGCTTTGGATTGTTAAAAATTATACGTTTTGGTATTATTTTATTAAAAGATATTATTTGTATTAGTATAACTAGAATTATTTCCAGACCTTTTGAGATAAATTTGAAGTCCAATATTTAG
- the pyrE gene encoding orotate phosphoribosyltransferase, whose product MTSGIKPPDGLGVWATTSDLTTLRQQLLDLFCELAYQSGDFVLSSGQRSSYYINGKPVTLHPQGALAIGRILLSMLPSDTQAVAGLTLGADPIVSAVSVVSAYENRPIPALIIRKEAKGHGTRAYIEGPQLPDGAKVVVLEDVVTTGGSALKAVERLRDAGYIVEEVISLVDRKQGGAELYQSVELKFEAVFSIGDIQERYKQLRV is encoded by the coding sequence ATGACCAGTGGAATTAAACCGCCAGATGGTTTAGGTGTCTGGGCTACAACTTCCGATCTAACTACGCTGCGCCAGCAACTTCTCGATTTATTCTGCGAACTTGCTTATCAGTCGGGTGACTTTGTTCTTTCGTCGGGCCAGCGTAGCTCTTATTACATCAATGGTAAGCCGGTGACGCTGCATCCTCAAGGGGCTTTGGCGATCGGACGTATCCTGTTATCGATGCTACCAAGTGATACTCAGGCGGTAGCGGGTTTGACGCTGGGGGCCGATCCGATCGTCTCCGCAGTCAGTGTCGTTTCTGCCTACGAAAATCGTCCCATCCCCGCTCTAATTATCCGCAAAGAAGCTAAGGGACACGGTACGAGAGCATACATTGAAGGCCCTCAGTTACCAGATGGAGCGAAAGTGGTGGTTTTGGAGGATGTGGTAACTACTGGCGGTTCCGCACTGAAGGCGGTTGAGCGTTTGCGAGATGCGGGTTATATCGTTGAGGAAGTGATTTCGCTGGTGGATAGAAAACAGGGTGGTGCTGAGTTATACCAATCTGTTGAGTTGAAGTTTGAGGCCGTGTTTTCGATTGGGGATATTCAGGAACGGTATAAGCAGTTAAGGGTTTAA
- the thiC gene encoding phosphomethylpyrimidine synthase, which yields MRTEWVAKRSGQSNVSQMHYARQGVITEEMHYVAQRENLPADLIREEVARGRMIIPANINHTNLEPMCIGIASKCKVNANIGASPNSSNLDEEVDKLKLAVKYGADTVMDLSTGGGNLDEIRTAIINASPVPIGTVPVYQALESVHGTIEKLTADDFLHVIEKHAQQGVDYQTIHAGILIEHLPLVRNRITGIVSRGGGILARWMLHHHKQNPLYTHFRDIIEIFKRYDVSFSLGDSLRPGCTHDASDEAQLAELKTLGQLTRKAWEDNVQVMVEGPGHVPMDQIEFNVKKQMEECSEAPFYVLGPLVTDIAPGYDHITSAIGAAMAGWYGTAMLCYVTPKEHLGLPNAEDVRNGLIAYKIAAHAADIARRRPGARDRDDELSKARYNFDWNRQFELSLDPDRAKEYHDETLPADIYKTAEFCSMCGPKFCPMQTKVDADALTELEKFLAKEPVVQG from the coding sequence ATGCGTACCGAATGGGTAGCGAAGCGAAGCGGACAAAGCAACGTTTCTCAAATGCACTACGCCCGCCAAGGCGTCATTACCGAAGAAATGCACTACGTCGCCCAGCGGGAAAACCTCCCAGCTGACTTGATTCGCGAGGAAGTGGCACGGGGGCGGATGATTATCCCCGCCAACATCAATCACACTAACTTAGAGCCGATGTGTATTGGCATCGCCTCAAAGTGTAAAGTCAACGCCAACATCGGCGCTTCCCCCAACTCTTCCAATCTTGACGAAGAAGTCGATAAGCTCAAGCTGGCGGTGAAATATGGTGCTGATACTGTCATGGACTTGTCCACAGGCGGCGGTAACTTAGATGAAATTCGCACCGCTATTATCAACGCTTCCCCCGTTCCCATTGGCACGGTACCCGTCTACCAAGCCCTAGAAAGCGTCCACGGTACGATCGAAAAACTGACAGCCGATGACTTTCTCCACGTGATCGAAAAGCACGCCCAACAAGGCGTAGACTATCAAACCATTCACGCCGGGATTCTGATTGAACACCTACCTTTGGTGAGAAACCGCATTACCGGCATCGTCTCTCGCGGCGGCGGTATCCTCGCCCGGTGGATGCTGCACCATCACAAGCAAAATCCTCTCTACACCCACTTCCGCGACATCATCGAAATCTTCAAGAGGTACGATGTCTCCTTCAGCTTAGGCGATTCCCTGCGTCCCGGTTGCACTCACGATGCTTCTGACGAAGCCCAACTCGCGGAACTGAAAACCCTCGGACAACTCACCCGCAAAGCTTGGGAAGATAACGTGCAGGTGATGGTGGAAGGGCCGGGTCACGTGCCTATGGATCAAATCGAGTTCAATGTCAAGAAGCAAATGGAAGAATGTTCCGAAGCACCTTTCTACGTGCTGGGGCCATTGGTGACGGACATCGCTCCCGGTTATGACCATATCACTTCTGCGATCGGTGCTGCGATGGCTGGCTGGTACGGTACAGCCATGTTGTGCTATGTAACACCCAAGGAACACTTGGGTCTGCCGAATGCGGAAGATGTGCGAAATGGGCTAATTGCGTATAAAATTGCCGCCCATGCTGCCGATATTGCCCGTCGTCGTCCAGGCGCACGCGATCGCGATGATGAACTCTCCAAAGCGCGTTACAATTTCGATTGGAACCGCCAATTTGAGTTATCATTAGACCCCGATCGGGCCAAGGAATATCACGACGAAACCCTGCCAGCAGATATCTACAAAACCGCTGAATTCTGCTCGATGTGCGGCCCTAAATTCTGCCCGATGCAGACAAAAGTTGATGCCGATGCTTTGACAGAATTGGAGAAGTTTTTAGCTAAAGAGCCAGTAGTTCAAGGTTAA
- a CDS encoding type II toxin-antitoxin system HigB family toxin: MHLISIRNLRNDAAKYPDVRTQIDKWYEIVKNAEWQNLEDVRKVYRDAEAVGNFTVFNIKGNDYRLIVGIDYQTQKVYYKYFLTHSEYDKDGWKNDPYF; this comes from the coding sequence ATGCACCTAATTTCAATTCGCAATCTCCGTAATGATGCAGCTAAGTATCCTGATGTCAGGACGCAGATTGACAAATGGTATGAGATTGTAAAAAATGCAGAATGGCAAAATTTAGAAGATGTGCGTAAGGTTTATCGAGATGCTGAGGCAGTAGGAAACTTTACGGTATTTAACATTAAAGGCAACGATTACCGTCTGATTGTTGGGATTGATTATCAAACGCAGAAGGTTTATTACAAATATTTTTTAACCCATAGCGAATACGACAAAGATGGATGGAAAAATGACCCTTACTTTTGA
- a CDS encoding Uma2 family endonuclease, whose amino-acid sequence MSTTEKVRWISADLEFLPDNGNRYEILEGELVVTRAAHWEHQKVANNVCFELTIWSRQTQLGKSVQVPGIIFTDADNVIPDVVWVSNERLAEILDESGHLAGAPELVVEVMSPGEENEKRDRLSKLKLYSVQGVREYWIFDQQQQKVEVYRRDNGVLKLAMTLFKEDNLTSPLLPGFIVSVSGLFA is encoded by the coding sequence ATGTCTACTACAGAAAAAGTCCGTTGGATAAGCGCTGATTTAGAATTCTTACCCGATAATGGCAACCGTTATGAGATCCTCGAAGGAGAATTAGTCGTGACAAGAGCAGCCCACTGGGAACATCAAAAAGTTGCTAACAATGTTTGCTTTGAGTTAACTATTTGGTCAAGACAGACGCAGTTAGGTAAGTCTGTCCAGGTACCCGGTATTATCTTCACGGATGCTGATAATGTTATTCCTGATGTGGTTTGGGTAAGTAATGAGCGTTTAGCAGAAATATTAGATGAGTCTGGACATTTGGCTGGGGCACCGGAGTTAGTGGTAGAGGTGATGTCCCCAGGTGAGGAAAATGAAAAACGCGATCGCCTATCAAAGTTAAAATTATATTCAGTTCAAGGCGTGCGGGAATATTGGATTTTTGACCAACAACAGCAAAAAGTTGAGGTTTACCGCCGGGATAATGGGGTTTTGAAATTAGCGATGACTTTGTTTAAAGAAGATAATTTAACCAGTCCTTTGTTACCTGGGTTTATTGTGTCAGTGTCGGGATTGTTTGCGTAG
- a CDS encoding polymorphic toxin type 24 domain-containing protein: MPKPVDWTVGTSASILIAKGTQITGYFLLDGANPREVRYRMDGSNITSYIVYDDNGRAIKRVDVTGKAHASVPTPHVVEYQHNQNPARSIFVQAEKKVRPATADEIP, from the coding sequence ATGCCTAAACCAGTCGATTGGACAGTTGGTACATCAGCTAGCATCCTTATAGCTAAAGGAACTCAAATCACCGGCTATTTTCTCTTAGATGGGGCAAATCCTAGAGAAGTTCGCTATCGCATGGATGGCAGCAACATAACCAGCTATATTGTCTACGATGATAATGGACGCGCCATTAAGCGAGTGGACGTGACAGGAAAAGCTCATGCAAGTGTGCCGACACCTCACGTCGTTGAATATCAACATAACCAAAACCCGGCAAGAAGCATTTTCGTCCAAGCTGAGAAAAAAGTTAGACCCGCGACAGCAGATGAGATCCCATAA
- a CDS encoding helix-turn-helix domain-containing protein, whose amino-acid sequence MTLTFDRSAYQALLAEVAPQAIETEAEYERLLKVVEPLIFAKNRTPEELALLDLLVTLIEVYETKNYPFEKFTPSEMLQYVMETSGTRQADLVGIIGSSGVVSEVVNGKRSISKAQAKALGEYFKVSPNLFI is encoded by the coding sequence ATGACCCTTACTTTTGATCGAAGTGCTTATCAAGCCTTGCTAGCTGAAGTTGCTCCACAGGCAATTGAGACAGAAGCAGAATACGAACGTTTGTTGAAAGTTGTAGAACCGTTAATTTTTGCCAAAAATCGTACACCGGAGGAGCTAGCTTTACTCGATTTATTAGTAACGCTGATTGAAGTATACGAAACTAAAAACTATCCATTCGAGAAATTTACTCCATCTGAAATGCTGCAATATGTCATGGAAACGAGCGGCACTAGGCAAGCAGATTTAGTTGGAATAATTGGTTCGAGTGGGGTAGTATCTGAAGTTGTTAATGGCAAACGTTCGATTAGCAAGGCACAAGCTAAAGCTCTTGGTGAATATTTCAAAGTTTCGCCTAACTTATTTATTTAA